One stretch of Lytechinus variegatus isolate NC3 chromosome 17, Lvar_3.0, whole genome shotgun sequence DNA includes these proteins:
- the LOC121431386 gene encoding annexin A5-like isoform X2: MATVSGTITPANPFDKDADATALYEAMAGFGTDEEAINAILTKRSNSQRQEIKEAFKLKYEKELVDCLKDELSGDYRKTINAMMAEPPVMIARCIKEICECGGDDMEKALLEIIYPLNPNDVMAIAAAYKETFTTDLTEDVMKADDKGAFKNVIGNILVGERSTAVLPNMVQAADDAAYFFKTKPEDWQLPNERVEELFGKASITQLSQTFAQANAQFQANKQSLETVVKGSKMAENQKAAFSIIFESIHQPILFYADSLYYAMKGLGTNDDKLIRIVVGRSEIDLASIKALFMEKYATPLATMVTDDTSGDYKNVLLGIINANETATTQSATN, from the exons ATGGCCACCGTTTCG gGAACTATCACCCCTGCTAACCCTTTCGACAAGGATGCAGACGCCACGGCTCTTTACGAAGCTATGGCCGGATTTG GTACGGACGAGGAAGCCATCAATGCCATCCTTACCAAGAGATCAAACAGTCAAAGACAGGAGATCAAGGAAGCTTTTAAGCTCAAGTACGAGAAG GAACTCGTTGACTGCTTGAAGGATGAACTGAGTGGGGATTACAGAAAGACCATCAATGCCATGATGGCCGAACCTCCCGTAATGATAGCGCGATGCATCAAAGAAATTTGCGAA TGTGGAGGTGATGACATGGAGAAGGCTTTACTCGAGATCATCTACCCATTAAATCCAAAT GATGTGATGGCTATCGCCGCTGCATATAAAGAGA CTTTCACCACTGACTTGACCGAAGATGTGATGAAAGCTGATGATAAGGGAGCGTTCAAGAATGTGATCGGTAACATCCTAGTG GGGGAACGTTCAACTGCGGTACTGCCAAACATGGTCCAAGCAGCTGACGATGCTGCTTACTTTTTCAAA ACGAAACCAGAGGATTGGCAGCTGCCTAATGAACGCGTCGAGGAACTCTTCGGCAAGGCCAGTATCACCCAGCTGAGTCAAACCTTCGCCCAAGCCAATGCG CAATTCCAGGCCAACAAGCAGAGTTTGGAAACAGTTGTAAAGGGTAGTAAAATGGCTGAAAATCAGAAAGCTGCCTTCAGTATTATTT TCGAGAGTATCCACCAGCCGATCCTCTTCTACGCTGACTCTCTGTACTACGCGATGAAGGGATTAGGTACCAATGATGATAAACTCATTCGAATCGTCGTGGGCAGATCTGAG ATCGATCTGGCTTCTATAAAGGCGTTGTTCATGGAGAAGTACGCTACACCGCTAGCTACCATGGTCACTGATGATACCAGCGGAGACTATAAGAACGTACTTCTTGGTATTATCAACGCCAATGAGACAGCCACCACTCAATCGGCAACCAACTAG
- the LOC121431386 gene encoding annexin A5-like isoform X1, with translation MGQNESTSSGNAGASATGTITPANPFDKDADATALYEAMAGFGTDEEAINAILTKRSNSQRQEIKEAFKLKYEKELVDCLKDELSGDYRKTINAMMAEPPVMIARCIKEICECGGDDMEKALLEIIYPLNPNDVMAIAAAYKETFTTDLTEDVMKADDKGAFKNVIGNILVGERSTAVLPNMVQAADDAAYFFKTKPEDWQLPNERVEELFGKASITQLSQTFAQANAQFQANKQSLETVVKGSKMAENQKAAFSIIFESIHQPILFYADSLYYAMKGLGTNDDKLIRIVVGRSEIDLASIKALFMEKYATPLATMVTDDTSGDYKNVLLGIINANETATTQSATN, from the exons ATGGGTCAGAACGAATCAACGTCATCGGGAAATGCAGGAGCAAGCGCAACC gGAACTATCACCCCTGCTAACCCTTTCGACAAGGATGCAGACGCCACGGCTCTTTACGAAGCTATGGCCGGATTTG GTACGGACGAGGAAGCCATCAATGCCATCCTTACCAAGAGATCAAACAGTCAAAGACAGGAGATCAAGGAAGCTTTTAAGCTCAAGTACGAGAAG GAACTCGTTGACTGCTTGAAGGATGAACTGAGTGGGGATTACAGAAAGACCATCAATGCCATGATGGCCGAACCTCCCGTAATGATAGCGCGATGCATCAAAGAAATTTGCGAA TGTGGAGGTGATGACATGGAGAAGGCTTTACTCGAGATCATCTACCCATTAAATCCAAAT GATGTGATGGCTATCGCCGCTGCATATAAAGAGA CTTTCACCACTGACTTGACCGAAGATGTGATGAAAGCTGATGATAAGGGAGCGTTCAAGAATGTGATCGGTAACATCCTAGTG GGGGAACGTTCAACTGCGGTACTGCCAAACATGGTCCAAGCAGCTGACGATGCTGCTTACTTTTTCAAA ACGAAACCAGAGGATTGGCAGCTGCCTAATGAACGCGTCGAGGAACTCTTCGGCAAGGCCAGTATCACCCAGCTGAGTCAAACCTTCGCCCAAGCCAATGCG CAATTCCAGGCCAACAAGCAGAGTTTGGAAACAGTTGTAAAGGGTAGTAAAATGGCTGAAAATCAGAAAGCTGCCTTCAGTATTATTT TCGAGAGTATCCACCAGCCGATCCTCTTCTACGCTGACTCTCTGTACTACGCGATGAAGGGATTAGGTACCAATGATGATAAACTCATTCGAATCGTCGTGGGCAGATCTGAG ATCGATCTGGCTTCTATAAAGGCGTTGTTCATGGAGAAGTACGCTACACCGCTAGCTACCATGGTCACTGATGATACCAGCGGAGACTATAAGAACGTACTTCTTGGTATTATCAACGCCAATGAGACAGCCACCACTCAATCGGCAACCAACTAG
- the LOC121431205 gene encoding uncharacterized protein LOC121431205 — protein sequence MDSIITFLIITAFLTGAIQASDWNHQQQKKTCFNVEYGLHYTIPYFVPCKKKTYRDGDIVQTIPKLISGSTQDGNGCRRKQKRKHHSNHIICRFPDCLGNPCSTGWCEESLTGYICRNNDGFSNVASWMSSPKTIEPTSNTQEATPNTLEPAPNNHEAVTGSLKPDPNSTATFGMVSNVSPQNVNDDAGCPDDWLPGLHKCYLFPRTKDPDWDVATGYCNSLSVVTLKDGMKKYPSLFVPESDDEVQEFRDILKIVKAKLFYSRSLWLNCKRNEEESFSCYTNRHGNVSQYRST from the exons ATGGATAGCATCATCACGTTCTTGATAATAACTGCATTTTTGACAG gAGCGATACAGGCGAGTGACTGGAACCACcaacaacaaaagaaaaccTGTTTTAATGTCGAGTACGGTCTCCATTACACCATACCTTACTTCGTTCCTTGTAAGAAAAAGACTTACCGAGATGGTGATATCGTACAAACTATTCCCAAGCTAATATCTGGGTCAACTCAAGATGGTAacggatgcagaagaaaacaaaagaggAAACATCATTCCAATCACATCATCTGCCGATTCCCAG ATTGCCTGGGTAATCCATGTAGTACTGGTTGGTGTGAAGAATCTCTTACCGGGTATATATGTCGCAACAACGATGGATTTTCTAACGTAGCCTCATGGATGTCGTCACCGAAAACGATTGAACCGACTTCAAATACCCAAGAAGCGACACCAAATACACTCGAACCGGCACCAAATAATCATGAAGCGGTAACCGGTTCATTGAAACCGGATCCGAATTCCACTGCTACATTCGGAATGGTTTCCAATGTTTCTCCACAAAACGTCAACGACGATG CTGGATGCCCAGACGACTGGTTACCGGGACTTCACAAGTGCTACCTTTTCCCGAGAACGAAAGACCCGGATTGGGACGTGGCTACAGGCTACTGTAATTCCCTTTCTGTTGTCACCCTGAAGGATGGGATGAAAAAGTACCCCTCTCTCTTTGTTCCAGAGAGCGACGACGAGGTCCAAGAATTTCGAGACATTTTAAAGATCGTGAAGGCAAAGCTGTTCTACTCCCGGAGTCTCTGGCTCAACTGCAAGAGAAACGAAGAGGAATCATTTTCCTGCTACACAAACAGACACGGGAATGTCTCCCAGTACAGAAGTACGTGA